The Halalkalibacter krulwichiae genome has a segment encoding these proteins:
- a CDS encoding helix-turn-helix domain-containing protein: MEHRIGLRLKQIRNEKGIKQSFVSKKLGFKHSSSLSDIESGRRGIAAEKIPILAEILGVEIEELFFEKKIRDSRTNNTA, from the coding sequence ATGGAACATCGTATTGGTTTGCGGTTAAAGCAAATTAGAAACGAGAAGGGAATTAAACAGTCTTTCGTTTCTAAGAAATTAGGATTTAAGCACTCCTCTAGCCTATCGGATATCGAGAGTGGAAGAAGAGGAATTGCCGCTGAAAAAATTCCGATTTTAGCAGAAATTTTAGGTGTTGAAATTGAAGAGCTTTTTTTTGAGAAAAAAATTCGCGATTCGAGAACAAATAACACTGCATAA
- a CDS encoding helix-turn-helix domain-containing protein, which yields MSEVLGKRIKYLRDRSGLAQKYVAEKIGVKNNTLSGYESGRREPDSETLRKLADFFEVTTDYLLGRTDKPTYNIESTLPKQKSKEENLFFKDMDNITPEEAEELRKHLEFLRFKAAQENKNK from the coding sequence TTGAGTGAAGTATTAGGCAAGCGTATAAAATATCTCAGAGATCGATCTGGATTAGCTCAAAAATATGTTGCTGAAAAAATCGGAGTGAAAAACAACACCTTATCAGGATATGAATCAGGAAGACGTGAACCCGATTCTGAAACCCTCCGTAAGTTAGCTGATTTCTTTGAGGTGACAACTGATTATCTACTAGGTAGAACTGATAAACCTACATACAATATCGAATCAACTTTACCTAAACAAAAATCAAAAGAAGAAAACCTATTCTTCAAAGATATGGACAATATTACGCCTGAAGAGGCTGAGGAATTAAGAAAGCACTTAGAATTTTTACGGTTTAAGGCTGCTCAGGAGAATAAGAATAAATGA
- a CDS encoding ImmA/IrrE family metallo-endopeptidase, with protein sequence MLYYPTPLETWIYILYKRLGIYLPSEIDEQVIAQKLGIYLYYKPIPSSSYENGRFKSITIDSRKTKKEQREDFFHELCHLLRHVGWQAGMMMPEAFRELQEHDSINFTRYAAIPFHMLKLFDIHDEQVVFHISESCNVTTTLVTDRLERIKYSAVSRIIAKGGTI encoded by the coding sequence ATGTTGTATTACCCTACTCCCTTAGAGACCTGGATTTATATACTTTATAAGCGCTTAGGTATTTATTTGCCAAGTGAAATAGATGAACAGGTCATCGCTCAAAAACTAGGGATTTATCTGTATTACAAACCGATACCATCAAGTTCTTATGAAAACGGACGATTTAAATCAATTACAATTGATAGCCGAAAAACTAAAAAAGAGCAAAGAGAAGATTTTTTCCATGAACTCTGTCACCTTTTACGACATGTAGGTTGGCAAGCAGGAATGATGATGCCTGAAGCTTTTCGAGAGCTGCAAGAGCATGACTCAATTAATTTTACTCGTTACGCCGCTATTCCGTTTCATATGTTAAAACTATTCGATATTCATGATGAGCAAGTAGTTTTCCACATTTCAGAATCATGTAATGTTACCACCACTCTAGTCACGGATCGATTAGAACGTATAAAATACAGTGCTGTGAGCAGGATTATAGCAAAGGGAGGAACAATATGA
- a CDS encoding recombinase family protein, which produces MKAAIYIRVSTQEQVENYSIESQRERLEAFCKAKGWTIYNTYIDGGYSGANTDRPALQEMLSNLSEFKAVVVYKLDRLSRSQRDTLDLIEEHFLKNDVDFVSVTETLDTSTPFGKAMIGILSVFAQLERETIAERMRMGHIKRAQEGLRGMGGNHDPSGYIRKNGVLEINDKEARHIQLVYDLYERYHSITKVQEYLKSIGEPVWRFRRYRDILSNRLYIGEVSFAGKFYKGLHDSIISKDQFERVQSLLSRHKGFNANKAKASLLSGLITCGECGEPYMTYQSTDKTKRGPVKYRYYTCRARRFPSEYDKKCMNKTWNQKKLDVLIKSEIKKLSLNKQYDKKEKELINYDLLIKRTDEKIERLIALYAEGKFNVELLEKQVNNLNSEKEELLNKKNKQEMDTTSEFSSRKLNQYAIILENAEFKECQAVIQKLIDNIIIEGESIRIDWVF; this is translated from the coding sequence ATGAAAGCAGCCATATACATTCGTGTCTCAACACAAGAACAGGTCGAGAACTACAGTATAGAATCACAAAGAGAACGACTCGAAGCCTTTTGTAAGGCGAAAGGCTGGACTATTTATAACACGTATATTGATGGAGGATATTCAGGAGCTAACACCGATCGACCAGCACTACAAGAAATGCTATCTAACTTAAGTGAGTTTAAAGCGGTAGTAGTTTATAAATTAGACCGACTTTCCAGGTCTCAACGTGACACACTGGATTTAATCGAAGAGCACTTTTTGAAGAATGACGTTGATTTTGTATCTGTGACGGAAACACTAGACACCTCCACTCCTTTTGGAAAAGCAATGATTGGGATATTATCTGTCTTTGCGCAGCTTGAAAGGGAAACTATTGCTGAACGTATGCGTATGGGGCATATAAAGCGAGCTCAGGAGGGTTTAAGAGGAATGGGAGGCAACCATGATCCAAGTGGTTATATTCGTAAAAATGGCGTCCTTGAGATAAACGATAAAGAAGCAAGACATATACAACTCGTTTACGACCTTTATGAAAGATATCATTCCATCACTAAAGTGCAAGAGTATTTGAAATCTATAGGAGAACCCGTGTGGCGTTTTAGAAGGTACAGGGATATTTTATCGAATAGACTTTATATAGGCGAAGTAAGCTTTGCTGGGAAGTTCTACAAGGGTTTGCACGATTCCATAATAAGTAAGGATCAATTCGAAAGAGTTCAGTCTTTATTGAGCAGACACAAAGGTTTTAATGCTAATAAGGCCAAAGCGAGCTTATTAAGTGGATTAATAACTTGCGGCGAATGCGGCGAACCTTATATGACTTATCAATCAACAGACAAAACAAAAAGAGGCCCTGTTAAATATCGATACTACACTTGTAGAGCAAGGAGATTCCCTTCTGAATATGATAAAAAATGCATGAATAAGACTTGGAATCAAAAGAAGTTGGATGTCCTAATCAAAAGTGAAATAAAAAAGCTCTCGTTGAATAAGCAATACGATAAGAAGGAAAAGGAGCTAATCAATTACGATTTATTAATTAAACGGACAGATGAAAAAATTGAGCGACTTATTGCTTTGTACGCAGAGGGTAAATTTAACGTGGAACTCCTCGAAAAGCAAGTAAATAATTTGAACAGTGAGAAAGAGGAACTGCTTAATAAAAAAAACAAACAAGAAATGGATACTACCTCGGAGTTTTCATCAAGAAAACTAAACCAATATGCCATTATCCTTGAAAATGCAGAATTTAAAGAATGTCAGGCTGTTATTCAGAAACTTATTGACAACATCATCATAGAAGGTGAAAGCATCAGAATTGATTGGGTCTTCTGA
- a CDS encoding DegV family protein has product MKRKVAIVTDSTAYIPEDIRKEYSIEMVPLNVIFGSDSFQEEIDITTEEFYDKMMKAEELPKTSQPAIGTFVSLFERLAEEGFEEVVTIHLSSKISGTYQTALTAADMVEGIKVSGFDTEVSCSPQGYYVLEAAKLAEAGAGAGEIIEKLTYMKKTAKAYFMVDDLNHLHRGGRLSGAQLVVGNLLKIKPILHFEEGSIVPFEKVRTEKKALARIVELLEQDVAKGGSYYATVIHANRRDGAEQLAETIKERFPDVQVEISYFGPVIGTHLGAGSLGLSWQKYYGE; this is encoded by the coding sequence ATGAAGAGAAAAGTTGCGATTGTAACGGATAGTACCGCCTACATACCAGAGGATATTCGCAAGGAATATTCAATTGAAATGGTTCCTTTAAACGTCATTTTTGGCAGTGACTCATTTCAAGAAGAAATCGATATAACGACTGAAGAGTTTTACGATAAAATGATGAAGGCAGAAGAACTTCCAAAGACGTCACAACCGGCAATTGGAACATTCGTCAGCTTGTTTGAGAGATTAGCAGAAGAAGGTTTTGAGGAAGTCGTCACGATTCACCTCTCAAGCAAGATTAGTGGAACCTATCAAACCGCATTAACAGCAGCAGATATGGTAGAAGGCATCAAAGTAAGTGGATTTGATACAGAAGTGAGCTGTTCCCCTCAAGGCTACTATGTTTTAGAAGCGGCCAAGCTAGCAGAAGCAGGAGCGGGAGCAGGCGAGATCATCGAGAAGCTTACTTATATGAAAAAGACAGCTAAGGCCTATTTCATGGTCGATGATTTAAACCATTTACACCGTGGCGGACGCCTATCAGGTGCTCAACTTGTTGTCGGCAACCTCTTGAAAATTAAGCCGATCCTTCACTTTGAAGAAGGCAGCATCGTTCCGTTTGAAAAAGTTCGCACGGAAAAGAAAGCCTTAGCACGTATTGTAGAACTGCTTGAGCAAGATGTAGCAAAAGGCGGAAGCTATTATGCTACGGTGATTCATGCCAACCGTCGTGATGGAGCGGAGCAATTAGCAGAGACGATTAAAGAACGTTTCCCAGATGTTCAAGTCGAGATTAGCTATTTCGGTCCAGTTATCGGCACGCATCTAGGAGCAGGCAGCTTAGGCCTATCCTGGCAAAAGTATTACGGAGAGTAA
- a CDS encoding response regulator, which produces MNEGSKIKIVIIDDHQLFREGVKRILSMESNFEVVADGHDGSQALELVKLYRPDVILMDINMPEMNGVEATKELVKAFPNIKVLILSIHDDESYVTHVLKTGASGYLLKEMDADALIEAVKVVASGGAYIHPKVTHNLIKEYRRLAKEDDLHEESIGYREVEYRKPLHILTRRECEVLQLMTDGQSNRAIGETLFISEKTVKNHVSNILQKMNVNDRTQAVVEAIKKGYVVVR; this is translated from the coding sequence ATGAATGAAGGTAGCAAAATTAAGATCGTCATTATCGACGACCATCAATTATTTCGTGAAGGTGTAAAACGTATTTTATCAATGGAATCTAATTTTGAAGTAGTTGCGGATGGTCACGATGGCTCGCAAGCATTGGAGCTTGTGAAATTGTATCGTCCAGATGTGATCTTGATGGATATTAATATGCCAGAAATGAACGGGGTCGAAGCGACGAAGGAATTAGTCAAAGCGTTCCCGAATATTAAAGTATTAATTTTATCGATTCATGATGATGAGTCGTATGTCACACATGTATTAAAAACAGGTGCATCTGGTTACTTGCTGAAAGAAATGGATGCTGATGCTTTAATTGAAGCTGTGAAAGTTGTCGCTTCAGGTGGCGCTTATATCCATCCGAAAGTAACTCACAATTTAATTAAAGAATACCGTCGTCTTGCTAAAGAAGATGATCTTCATGAAGAGTCGATCGGCTATCGTGAAGTTGAATACCGTAAGCCGCTTCATATTTTAACGCGTCGTGAATGTGAAGTGTTGCAGCTGATGACAGATGGTCAAAGCAACCGTGCGATTGGTGAAACACTGTTCATTAGTGAAAAAACGGTCAAGAACCACGTGAGTAATATTTTACAAAAAATGAATGTCAACGACCGTACGCAGGCGGTAGTCGAAGCGATTAAAAAAGGCTATGTAGTAGTTCGATAA
- a CDS encoding sensor histidine kinase, whose product MTDMNFLDDIIEQTLGTVGDSREQIFQIGEQSRSELEALEKELVEVRLKVATVIEKSDRIQLHAKFARNRLVEVSKAFESFSNEEVREAYEQANDYQIQLAVLKQEEMQLREKRDQIERRLVNLRDTVERSDQLAGQMSVVFNFLSSDLKVVTDVIEDAKEKQAFGLKIIEAQEDERKRLSREIHDGPAQMMANVMLRSELIERIYHEKSAEEALEEIRSLRKVVKSSLAEVRRIIYDLRPMALDDLGLIPTLSKYLKTFEEHNKVAVEFRHFGRDVRLPQHFEIALFRLVQEAVQNAYKHAEPREIQVKIEIKPTKVIMIIKDDGKGFEPSIKKEGSFGLIGMRERVNMLKGEIDIQSKPKKGTIVAIGVPLTNSN is encoded by the coding sequence TTGACGGACATGAATTTTTTAGATGATATTATTGAGCAAACCTTAGGGACAGTAGGGGATAGTCGAGAGCAAATTTTCCAAATTGGAGAACAATCTAGGTCTGAATTAGAGGCTTTGGAAAAAGAACTCGTGGAAGTTCGTTTGAAAGTGGCTACGGTTATCGAGAAATCGGACCGAATACAGTTGCATGCGAAGTTTGCTAGAAACCGATTAGTTGAAGTGAGTAAAGCGTTCGAATCTTTTTCGAATGAAGAAGTACGTGAAGCTTACGAGCAAGCAAATGATTATCAAATTCAACTGGCGGTACTCAAACAAGAAGAAATGCAACTACGAGAAAAGCGTGATCAGATTGAGAGAAGGCTTGTTAATTTACGCGATACTGTTGAAAGATCAGATCAGCTTGCTGGACAGATGTCGGTTGTCTTTAATTTTCTATCAAGTGATTTAAAAGTTGTCACAGATGTAATAGAAGATGCAAAAGAGAAACAAGCATTCGGACTGAAGATCATTGAGGCGCAAGAAGATGAGCGAAAGCGATTGTCGCGGGAAATTCATGATGGACCTGCCCAGATGATGGCTAATGTCATGCTTCGCTCTGAGCTAATTGAACGAATTTACCATGAAAAAAGCGCTGAAGAAGCGCTAGAAGAGATACGCTCTTTACGAAAAGTAGTTAAATCCTCCCTTGCAGAAGTCAGAAGAATCATCTATGACCTGCGTCCGATGGCGCTTGATGACCTCGGTTTAATCCCTACGCTATCCAAATACTTAAAGACATTTGAGGAGCACAACAAGGTTGCGGTTGAGTTTAGGCATTTTGGAAGAGATGTTCGTCTTCCTCAGCATTTTGAGATTGCCCTTTTCCGCCTCGTACAAGAAGCAGTACAAAATGCCTATAAGCATGCGGAGCCGAGAGAAATACAAGTGAAAATTGAAATCAAGCCAACAAAGGTTATAATGATAATAAAAGATGATGGCAAAGGCTTTGAACCATCGATTAAAAAAGAAGGGTCTTTTGGTCTGATAGGGATGAGAGAACGGGTCAATATGCTCAAAGGTGAAATCGATATTCAATCTAAGCCGAAAAAAGGCACTATCGTTGCAATTGGTGTCCCATTAACGAATTCTAATTAA
- a CDS encoding YigZ family protein, whose amino-acid sequence MALSSYQTVKGPGEHEMIVQKSRFIAFFNRVENEADAQAFIEKIKKEHWNANHNCSAYLIGERDEIQKANDDGEPSGTAGVPMLEVLKKRGLKDTVVVVTRYFGGIKLGAGGLIRAYGSAVSEGLNAVGVVKRTLVQVVHTQVDYHWLGKVEHALRESPYQLKGIDYLEQVDVQTYVEIDQLDAFEEWITNVTNGQAALKRGAEVYLEVDVK is encoded by the coding sequence ATGGCACTCTCATCGTACCAAACGGTAAAAGGACCTGGAGAACACGAAATGATCGTGCAAAAGTCTAGGTTTATCGCTTTTTTTAATAGAGTCGAAAACGAAGCAGATGCTCAAGCCTTTATTGAAAAAATCAAAAAAGAACACTGGAACGCCAATCACAACTGCTCCGCATACTTAATCGGCGAGCGCGATGAAATTCAAAAAGCAAACGACGACGGCGAACCAAGCGGCACCGCTGGCGTCCCGATGCTCGAAGTATTGAAAAAACGCGGCCTTAAAGACACCGTTGTCGTCGTTACCCGCTACTTCGGCGGCATCAAACTCGGCGCCGGCGGTCTTATCCGCGCATACGGCAGCGCGGTCAGTGAAGGCTTAAACGCAGTCGGCGTCGTCAAACGCACACTCGTCCAAGTCGTCCACACACAAGTCGACTATCACTGGCTCGGCAAAGTCGAACATGCCCTGCGTGAATCTCCTTACCAATTAAAAGGAATTGACTACCTCGAACAAGTTGATGTTCAAACATACGTAGAAATAGACCAACTTGACGCATTTGAAGAATGGATCACGAATGTCACAAACGGCCAAGCTGCGCTGAAACGCGGTGCGGAGGTATATCTGGAAGTAGATGTGAAGTAA
- a CDS encoding nuclease-related domain-containing protein yields MGNKEREISLSIEKLRVLVKRLPVTHPKWSELQTDLEKRLAGDNGEHSLEYPLSFLAKEAYKVKQSLRLQHEHYYFQMDFLVISKKFFVVIEVKNMKGELFFDQHFKQLIQKVEGRQKAYPDPLIQVNRHKSLLQGWLSQNQFADLPIIPLIVISNPHSLIRTNMDPEVLAQKVIHRDALPEKINLLDQNFQEDILSETELIRLENLLIKHHTPLDPKILVKYQINPSELCHGVLCPKCSVGPLLRIYGTWYCKRCQSKHKDAHIEALRDYALVINSTISNRQARSYLQIDSDSVVKRLLAKMNLPYKGEKKGRVYDLSSLRTGKRN; encoded by the coding sequence ATGGGCAATAAAGAACGAGAAATCTCACTTTCCATTGAAAAATTACGAGTGCTAGTAAAAAGGCTCCCAGTGACCCATCCTAAATGGTCAGAACTACAAACGGACCTTGAGAAGCGGCTCGCCGGTGATAACGGTGAACATTCTCTAGAGTATCCGCTAAGCTTTTTAGCAAAAGAAGCTTACAAAGTGAAGCAGAGTTTAAGGTTGCAGCATGAACACTATTATTTTCAAATGGACTTTTTAGTAATATCAAAGAAATTTTTCGTAGTGATAGAAGTGAAAAACATGAAAGGAGAGCTGTTCTTTGACCAGCACTTTAAGCAGCTGATCCAGAAAGTGGAAGGGAGACAAAAAGCGTACCCTGATCCATTGATTCAAGTAAACCGACATAAGTCATTGTTACAAGGATGGCTCTCCCAAAATCAATTTGCCGATCTTCCTATTATCCCCCTCATTGTCATCAGCAATCCTCATTCTCTCATCCGTACGAATATGGACCCTGAAGTCTTAGCGCAAAAAGTCATCCACCGTGACGCCCTTCCGGAAAAAATCAATCTCCTAGATCAAAACTTTCAAGAAGACATTCTTTCTGAAACCGAACTTATAAGGTTAGAAAACCTATTAATAAAACACCATACCCCACTCGATCCCAAGATACTAGTAAAATATCAAATCAATCCTTCTGAATTATGCCACGGAGTTCTCTGCCCAAAATGTTCAGTAGGACCTTTACTGAGAATTTACGGAACTTGGTACTGCAAGAGATGCCAATCAAAGCATAAAGACGCCCACATTGAAGCATTAAGAGACTACGCACTTGTCATCAATTCCACAATTTCGAACCGCCAAGCCCGCTCCTACTTACAAATAGATTCCGATTCTGTCGTCAAACGACTATTAGCTAAAATGAACCTACCTTATAAAGGCGAAAAGAAAGGCAGAGTATATGACCTATCTTCTTTGCGCACAGGCAAGAGGAATTAA
- a CDS encoding secondary thiamine-phosphate synthase enzyme YjbQ — MEKTFQLRTNQRDEMIDITSTIERWLQEEHIRDGLLVVSSLHTTAGITVNENADPDVKTDFLRRLDEVYPWEHPKDLHMEGNTAAHLKTSTVGHAQTLIVSNGRFILGTWQGIYFCEFDGPRHRKFHVKVIQ, encoded by the coding sequence TTGGAAAAAACATTTCAGTTAAGAACGAACCAGCGAGATGAAATGATTGATATTACTTCAACGATTGAGCGTTGGCTACAGGAAGAACACATTCGTGACGGGCTTTTAGTCGTCTCTTCCCTTCATACGACAGCTGGTATTACCGTCAATGAGAATGCAGATCCAGATGTAAAAACAGATTTTCTTAGACGACTAGATGAGGTATATCCTTGGGAGCATCCGAAAGATCTACATATGGAAGGCAACACAGCGGCACACTTGAAAACAAGTACGGTTGGGCATGCGCAAACCCTGATTGTTTCAAACGGGCGTTTCATACTCGGGACATGGCAAGGCATTTACTTTTGTGAATTTGATGGACCACGTCATCGAAAATTCCATGTAAAAGTCATTCAGTAA
- a CDS encoding LysM peptidoglycan-binding domain-containing protein — protein sequence MEMIKHQLTRLDSPDEQFALTVHLDPHDFEFASELDRDTGTKKTFLLSCKKIIDNHYPTIKVSVVRVVVSGLLFTTIPYATSSVSAQSSNGDATVQANSIFYEAGPGDSLWTISRTFNTTVELIKRANHLTSDIVQPGQRLIIPKAFHTVAVGEYLSILARNYGTTTAALREANHLSSDTVRIGQTLVIPTMVNNNRPSTSQPAQKTDTYTVKLGDSLSVIARQYGTTTEAIRKANHLSSDLIRAGQVLAIPSDSGNQEPTFKIQPTDQVYTVVAGDHLSLIASRFDTTVEAIRQANHLTSNTLQIGQRLVIPGANLSPNLTSPQTSQAKTYTVVSGDSLSVIAARHGVSTSDLRSANGLSSDLLRVGQVLNIPNGASSPVQSVSSSYTVVSGDSLSVIAARHGVSTSDLRSANGLSSDLLRVGQVLNIPNGASSPVQPVSSSYTVVSGDSLSVIAARHGVSTSDLRSANGLSSDLLRVGQVLNIPNGASSPVQPVSSTYTVVSGDSLSVIAARHGVSTSDLRSANGLTSDLLRIGQVLNIPNGASSPVQPVSSSYTVVSGDSLSVIAARHGVSTSDLRSANGLSSDLLRVGQVLNIPNGASSPVQPVSSTYTVVSGDSLSVIAARHGVSTSDLRSANGLSSDLLRVGQVLNIPNSTPPQQTEVRKTFTYTVVAGDSLSTIANRFNVTVDSIRQANHLKSDLLQVGQRLTIAEGLNAPTQTSLNSLSYKTHTVRSGDTIWDLSVQYGIPQSELLRVNRLTTSSRLSIGQQLTIPVHHIAVKPVKSPSHGELLDWWTEAQYVFPIGKTAKVTDIATGKSFHIKRTIGANHADCETLTVNDTNIARSIWGGFSWTPRAILLEVDGRRLAASMSFMPHDVQYIRNNGITGHFDVYFSNSTRHVDGRADATHQAQVERAAGLR from the coding sequence ATGGAAATGATAAAACACCAGCTAACGAGACTTGATTCACCTGATGAACAGTTTGCCTTAACGGTTCATCTAGATCCGCACGATTTCGAATTTGCGAGTGAGTTAGATCGCGACACAGGAACGAAAAAGACGTTTCTTCTTTCATGTAAAAAAATAATCGATAACCATTATCCAACAATCAAAGTTTCTGTCGTCCGTGTTGTTGTCAGTGGGTTATTGTTCACGACTATTCCCTATGCAACAAGCTCCGTTTCTGCACAATCTAGCAACGGTGATGCTACAGTGCAAGCAAATTCAATTTTCTACGAGGCTGGTCCTGGAGATTCGCTCTGGACGATCTCAAGAACGTTCAACACAACGGTTGAGTTGATAAAAAGAGCCAATCACTTAACTTCTGATATCGTCCAGCCAGGTCAACGTCTCATTATCCCAAAAGCATTCCATACTGTAGCAGTCGGAGAATACTTATCGATTTTAGCTAGAAATTACGGCACAACAACAGCTGCTCTCCGCGAAGCCAACCATCTTTCAAGCGATACGGTGCGAATTGGCCAGACACTCGTGATCCCAACAATGGTAAACAACAATCGTCCGAGTACATCTCAGCCTGCACAAAAAACAGACACTTATACCGTCAAGTTAGGTGACAGCCTTTCCGTCATCGCGCGTCAATACGGGACAACGACGGAAGCTATAAGAAAAGCGAATCACTTATCTTCTGATCTGATTCGTGCCGGCCAAGTACTAGCCATTCCTTCAGACAGCGGAAATCAAGAGCCGACTTTTAAAATCCAGCCGACTGATCAAGTGTACACCGTCGTAGCTGGTGATCATTTATCTCTTATTGCAAGCCGATTTGATACGACAGTTGAAGCAATCCGACAAGCCAATCATCTAACAAGCAATACCCTTCAAATTGGACAAAGGCTTGTCATTCCTGGAGCGAACCTTTCGCCTAATTTAACTAGCCCGCAAACTAGTCAAGCAAAGACGTACACCGTCGTCTCCGGCGACAGCCTTAGCGTCATCGCCGCTCGACATGGCGTTTCGACCAGTGATTTGCGCTCCGCTAATGGCTTGAGTTCTGATCTTTTGCGCGTCGGGCAAGTGCTCAACATTCCTAATGGGGCTAGCTCTCCTGTTCAATCTGTGTCGTCGTCGTACACCGTCGTCTCCGGCGACAGCCTTAGTGTCATCGCCGCTCGACATGGCGTTTCGACCAGTGATTTGCGCTCCGCTAATGGCTTGAGTTCTGATCTTTTGCGCGTCGGGCAAGTGCTCAACATTCCTAATGGGGCGAGCTCTCCTGTTCAACCTGTGTCGTCGTCGTACACCGTCGTCTCCGGCGACAGCCTTAGCGTCATCGCCGCTCGACATGGCGTCTCGACCAGTGACTTGCGCTCCGCTAATGGCTTGAGTTCTGATCTTTTGCGCGTCGGGCAAGTGCTCAACATTCCTAATGGGGCGAGCTCTCCTGTTCAACCTGTGTCATCGACGTACACCGTCGTCTCCGGCGACAGCCTTAGCGTCATCGCCGCTCGACATGGCGTTTCGACCAGTGATTTGCGCTCTGCTAATGGCTTGACTTCTGACCTTCTGCGTATCGGACAAGTGCTCAACATTCCTAATGGGGCTAGCTCTCCTGTTCAACCTGTGTCGTCGTCGTACACCGTCGTCTCCGGCGACAGCCTTAGCGTCATCGCCGCTCGACATGGCGTCTCGACCAGTGACTTGCGCTCCGCTAATGGCTTGAGTTCTGATCTTTTGCGCGTCGGGCAAGTGCTCAACATTCCTAATGGGGCGAGCTCTCCTGTTCAACCTGTGTCATCGACGTACACCGTCGTCTCTGGTGACAGCCTTAGCGTCATCGCTGCTCGGCATGGCGTCTCGACCAGTGACTTGCGCTCTGCTAATGGCTTGAGTTCTGATCTTTTGCGCGTCGGGCAAGTGCTCAACATTCCAAACAGCACACCACCTCAACAAACAGAGGTACGTAAGACATTTACGTACACCGTCGTTGCGGGGGATTCCTTATCTACCATTGCGAACCGGTTTAATGTCACGGTTGATTCTATTCGCCAAGCGAATCACCTAAAGTCCGACTTGCTTCAAGTTGGACAGCGTTTGACGATTGCAGAAGGACTAAATGCGCCAACACAAACAAGCTTAAATTCCCTTTCATATAAAACTCACACGGTTCGTTCCGGTGATACGATTTGGGATTTAAGTGTGCAATACGGCATTCCTCAAAGTGAGTTACTTAGAGTCAATCGCTTAACGACTTCCAGTAGACTTTCGATCGGACAACAATTGACTATTCCCGTCCATCACATTGCCGTTAAGCCGGTCAAAAGTCCGAGTCATGGAGAGCTGCTAGACTGGTGGACCGAGGCTCAATATGTTTTCCCTATTGGAAAAACAGCGAAAGTAACGGATATCGCTACGGGAAAGAGTTTTCATATTAAACGGACAATTGGAGCTAATCACGCCGACTGCGAAACGCTTACGGTGAATGATACGAACATTGCACGTTCCATTTGGGGAGGATTTTCATGGACTCCTCGTGCGATCCTTTTAGAAGTTGATGGACGCAGGCTCGCAGCGAGTATGAGTTTCATGCCTCATGATGTCCAGTACATTCGTAATAATGGAATCACTGGTCACTTTGATGTGTATTTTTCAAACAGTACGAGACATGTCGATGGACGTGCCGATGCGACTCACCAAGCTCAGGTCGAGCGTGCAGCAGGCTTGCGTTAA